A single Zootoca vivipara chromosome 1, rZooViv1.1, whole genome shotgun sequence DNA region contains:
- the FIGN gene encoding fidgetin isoform X2, whose amino-acid sequence MISSTSVYGLKMQWTPEHAQWPEQHFDITSTTRSPAHKVEAYRGHLQRTYQYAWANDDISALTASNLLKKYAEKYSGILEGPAERPILSNYSEPPSGLVNGRKSESEPWQPSLNSESVYPMNCVPDVITASKAGVNTALPPADVSASIGSSPGVASNLTESSYSSSTCGSHTVPSLHSGLPSQEYATGYNGSYLHTSYSGQPTPALPSPHPSPLHSSGLLQPPPPPPPPPALVPGYNGTSNLSSYSYPSASYPPQSAVGPGYSPGGAPPPSAYLPSGIPAPTPLPPTTVPGYSYQSHGLTPIAPSALTNSSASSLKRKAFYMAGQGEMDSSYGNYSYGQQRSTQSPMYRMPDNSISNANRGNGFDRSAEPPSLAFKPTKQIMASEQQRKFSQSSRALTPPSYSTAKNSLGSRASEPFGKYSSPVMNEHSDEHRQLLPHPMQGPGLRAATSSNHSVDEQLKNTDAHLIDLVTNEIINQGPPVDWNDIAGLDLVKAVIKEEVLWPVLRSDAFNGLSALPRSILLFGPRGTGKTLMGRCIASQLGATFFKITGSGLVTKWIGEGEKIVHASFLVARCRQPSVIFVSDIDMLLSSQVNEEHSPVCRMRTEFLMQLDTVLTSAEDQIVVICATSKPEEIDESLRRYFMKRLLIPLPDSTARHQIIVQLLSQHNYCLNDKEVALLVQRTEGFSGLDVAHLCQEAVVGPLHAMPATDLSAIMPSQLRPITYQDFENAFCKIQPSISQKELDTYVEWNKMFGCSQ is encoded by the coding sequence GCTTGAAGATGCAGTGGACGCCAGAGCATGCCCAGTGGCCAGAGCAGCACTTTGACATTACTTCAACAACCCGGTCTCCTGCCCACAAGGTAGAAGCTTACCGTGGACACCTGCAACGCACCTACCAGTATGCTTGGGCTAACGATGACATCTCTGCTCTAACTGCCTCAAATCTGCtgaaaaaatatgcagaaaagTATTCTGGTATTTTGGAAGGGCCAGCTGAACGGCCTATCCTAAGTAACTACTCAGAGCCTCCATCAGGGCTGGTCAATGGCCGCAAGAGTGAAAGTGAACCCTGGCAGCCTTCTTTGAACTCTGAGAGTGTTTATCCCATGAACTGTGTCCCAGATGTTATCACTGCCAGCAAAGCTGGAGTAAATACTGCCCTCCCTCCAGCAGATGTCTCTGCCAGTATAGGGAGTTCACCTGGGGTGGCTAGTAACCTGACAGAATCTAGTTATTCTAGTAGTACATGTGGAAGTCATACGGTACCCAGTCTTCATTCAGGGCTCCCATCTCAGGAATATGCCACAGGATACAATGGATCTTACTTGCATACAAGTTATAGTGGCCAGCCAACACCTGCACTCCCTTCACCTCATCCATCCCCTCTGCATAGCTCTGGGCTTTTAcaaccacccccacctccaccaccccCTCCAGCCCTCGTACCAGGCTACAATGGAACGTCTAATCTTTCCAGTTATAGCTACCCATCTGCAAGTTATCCCCCTCAAAGTGCTGTTGGGCCTGGATATAGCCCTGGTGGTGCTCCTCCTCCTTCAGCAtatctgccttcaggaatcccaGCTccaactcctcttcctcctactACAGTACCTGGTTACAGCTACCAGAGTCATGGTTTAACACCCATTGCACCCTCTGCCCTGACAAACAGTTCAGCGAGTTCTCTGAAAAGAAAAGCTTTCTATATGGCAGGACAGGGAGAAATGGACTCCAGTTATGGAAATTACAGCTATGGCCAACAGAGATCTACACAAAGTCCTATGTACAGGATGCCTGACAACAGCATTTCAAATGCCAACAGAGGGAATGGCTTTGACAGAAGTGCTGAACCACCATCCTTAGCATTTAAGCCAACAAAACAGATAATGGCTTCTGAACAGCAAAGGAAATTCAGCCAGTCCAGTAGGGCTCTGACACCCCCTTCCTACAGCACTGCTAAAAATTCACTTGGGTCGAGAGCAAGTGAACCATTTGGGAAGTACAGCTCTCCAGTAATGAATGAACACAGTGATGAGCATAGACAACTCCTTCCTCACCCAATGCAAGGCCCAGGACTTCGTGCAGCTACCTCATCCAACCACTCTGTTGACGAGCAACTGAAAAATACTGACGCACACCTCATTGACCTTGTAACCAATGAGATTATCAACCAAGGACCTCCTGTGGACTGGAATGACATTGCTGGCCTAGATTTGGTAAAGGCTGTCATTAAAGAGGAGGTTTTATGGCCAGTATTGAGGTCAGATGCATTCAATGGGCTGAGTGCTCTACCTCGGAGCATCCTTTTGTTTGGACCTCGGGGAACAGGCAAAACATTAATGGGCAGATGTATAGCTAGCCAGTTGGGAGCCACGTTTTTCAAAATCACTGGCTCCGGTCTTGTCACAAAGTGGAtaggggaaggagaaaaaattGTTCATGCCTCCTTCCTTGTGGCAAGGTGTCGCCAGCCTTCAGTGATTTTTGTTAGTGACATTGACATGCTGCTTTCATCCCAAGTGAATGAAGAACACAGTCCAGTATGTCGAATGAGAACTGAGTTCCTTATGCAGCTGGACACTGTGCTAACTTCTGCAGAGGACCAAATAGTAGTAATTTGTGCCACCAGTAAACCGGAAGAAATTGATGAATCTCTTCGAAGGTACTTCATGAAACGACTTTTAATCCCACTTCCTGACAGCACAGCAAGGCACCAGATAATAGTACAACTGCTCTCACAGCACAATTACTGTCTCAATGACAAGGAGGTTGCACTGCTTGTCCAGCGCACGGAAGGCTTTTCTGGACTAGATGTTGCTCATTTGTGTCAGGAAGCGGTAGTAGGCCCACTCCATGCCATGCCAGCCACAGACCTTTCAGCCATTATGCCCAGCCAGTTGAGGCCCATTACATATCAAgactttgaaaatgctttctgCAAGATACAGCCAAGCATATCTCAAAAAGAGCTTGATACATATGTTGAATGGAACAAAATGTTTGGTTGTAGTCAGTga
- the FIGN gene encoding fidgetin isoform X1 produces the protein MISSTSVYATLEEIYLLQSGLWGSERGLKMQWTPEHAQWPEQHFDITSTTRSPAHKVEAYRGHLQRTYQYAWANDDISALTASNLLKKYAEKYSGILEGPAERPILSNYSEPPSGLVNGRKSESEPWQPSLNSESVYPMNCVPDVITASKAGVNTALPPADVSASIGSSPGVASNLTESSYSSSTCGSHTVPSLHSGLPSQEYATGYNGSYLHTSYSGQPTPALPSPHPSPLHSSGLLQPPPPPPPPPALVPGYNGTSNLSSYSYPSASYPPQSAVGPGYSPGGAPPPSAYLPSGIPAPTPLPPTTVPGYSYQSHGLTPIAPSALTNSSASSLKRKAFYMAGQGEMDSSYGNYSYGQQRSTQSPMYRMPDNSISNANRGNGFDRSAEPPSLAFKPTKQIMASEQQRKFSQSSRALTPPSYSTAKNSLGSRASEPFGKYSSPVMNEHSDEHRQLLPHPMQGPGLRAATSSNHSVDEQLKNTDAHLIDLVTNEIINQGPPVDWNDIAGLDLVKAVIKEEVLWPVLRSDAFNGLSALPRSILLFGPRGTGKTLMGRCIASQLGATFFKITGSGLVTKWIGEGEKIVHASFLVARCRQPSVIFVSDIDMLLSSQVNEEHSPVCRMRTEFLMQLDTVLTSAEDQIVVICATSKPEEIDESLRRYFMKRLLIPLPDSTARHQIIVQLLSQHNYCLNDKEVALLVQRTEGFSGLDVAHLCQEAVVGPLHAMPATDLSAIMPSQLRPITYQDFENAFCKIQPSISQKELDTYVEWNKMFGCSQ, from the coding sequence GCTTGAAGATGCAGTGGACGCCAGAGCATGCCCAGTGGCCAGAGCAGCACTTTGACATTACTTCAACAACCCGGTCTCCTGCCCACAAGGTAGAAGCTTACCGTGGACACCTGCAACGCACCTACCAGTATGCTTGGGCTAACGATGACATCTCTGCTCTAACTGCCTCAAATCTGCtgaaaaaatatgcagaaaagTATTCTGGTATTTTGGAAGGGCCAGCTGAACGGCCTATCCTAAGTAACTACTCAGAGCCTCCATCAGGGCTGGTCAATGGCCGCAAGAGTGAAAGTGAACCCTGGCAGCCTTCTTTGAACTCTGAGAGTGTTTATCCCATGAACTGTGTCCCAGATGTTATCACTGCCAGCAAAGCTGGAGTAAATACTGCCCTCCCTCCAGCAGATGTCTCTGCCAGTATAGGGAGTTCACCTGGGGTGGCTAGTAACCTGACAGAATCTAGTTATTCTAGTAGTACATGTGGAAGTCATACGGTACCCAGTCTTCATTCAGGGCTCCCATCTCAGGAATATGCCACAGGATACAATGGATCTTACTTGCATACAAGTTATAGTGGCCAGCCAACACCTGCACTCCCTTCACCTCATCCATCCCCTCTGCATAGCTCTGGGCTTTTAcaaccacccccacctccaccaccccCTCCAGCCCTCGTACCAGGCTACAATGGAACGTCTAATCTTTCCAGTTATAGCTACCCATCTGCAAGTTATCCCCCTCAAAGTGCTGTTGGGCCTGGATATAGCCCTGGTGGTGCTCCTCCTCCTTCAGCAtatctgccttcaggaatcccaGCTccaactcctcttcctcctactACAGTACCTGGTTACAGCTACCAGAGTCATGGTTTAACACCCATTGCACCCTCTGCCCTGACAAACAGTTCAGCGAGTTCTCTGAAAAGAAAAGCTTTCTATATGGCAGGACAGGGAGAAATGGACTCCAGTTATGGAAATTACAGCTATGGCCAACAGAGATCTACACAAAGTCCTATGTACAGGATGCCTGACAACAGCATTTCAAATGCCAACAGAGGGAATGGCTTTGACAGAAGTGCTGAACCACCATCCTTAGCATTTAAGCCAACAAAACAGATAATGGCTTCTGAACAGCAAAGGAAATTCAGCCAGTCCAGTAGGGCTCTGACACCCCCTTCCTACAGCACTGCTAAAAATTCACTTGGGTCGAGAGCAAGTGAACCATTTGGGAAGTACAGCTCTCCAGTAATGAATGAACACAGTGATGAGCATAGACAACTCCTTCCTCACCCAATGCAAGGCCCAGGACTTCGTGCAGCTACCTCATCCAACCACTCTGTTGACGAGCAACTGAAAAATACTGACGCACACCTCATTGACCTTGTAACCAATGAGATTATCAACCAAGGACCTCCTGTGGACTGGAATGACATTGCTGGCCTAGATTTGGTAAAGGCTGTCATTAAAGAGGAGGTTTTATGGCCAGTATTGAGGTCAGATGCATTCAATGGGCTGAGTGCTCTACCTCGGAGCATCCTTTTGTTTGGACCTCGGGGAACAGGCAAAACATTAATGGGCAGATGTATAGCTAGCCAGTTGGGAGCCACGTTTTTCAAAATCACTGGCTCCGGTCTTGTCACAAAGTGGAtaggggaaggagaaaaaattGTTCATGCCTCCTTCCTTGTGGCAAGGTGTCGCCAGCCTTCAGTGATTTTTGTTAGTGACATTGACATGCTGCTTTCATCCCAAGTGAATGAAGAACACAGTCCAGTATGTCGAATGAGAACTGAGTTCCTTATGCAGCTGGACACTGTGCTAACTTCTGCAGAGGACCAAATAGTAGTAATTTGTGCCACCAGTAAACCGGAAGAAATTGATGAATCTCTTCGAAGGTACTTCATGAAACGACTTTTAATCCCACTTCCTGACAGCACAGCAAGGCACCAGATAATAGTACAACTGCTCTCACAGCACAATTACTGTCTCAATGACAAGGAGGTTGCACTGCTTGTCCAGCGCACGGAAGGCTTTTCTGGACTAGATGTTGCTCATTTGTGTCAGGAAGCGGTAGTAGGCCCACTCCATGCCATGCCAGCCACAGACCTTTCAGCCATTATGCCCAGCCAGTTGAGGCCCATTACATATCAAgactttgaaaatgctttctgCAAGATACAGCCAAGCATATCTCAAAAAGAGCTTGATACATATGTTGAATGGAACAAAATGTTTGGTTGTAGTCAGTga